Part of the Lichenicola cladoniae genome is shown below.
CCCAGCCGTTTCCCCTGCGCCGGTTCGGGATCGGCGAAGATCGCGAACTGGCTGGGGGCCTGGTCGAGTCCCGCCAGCTTAAGGCGCGCATAGGACGCGGCACGCTCCTGCGACTGATCGGCCAGGGCTCGTGCATTGCAGGCCTCGAAATCTGCACGGATGGCGGCTCGGCGTGACGGGTCGTCGACGATGACGAACCGCCAGGGCTGGCTCAGCCCGACCGACGGCGCCAGGCACGCCAGCTCGAACAGGTCAGCGAGCAACCCAGCCGGAACCGGCTCGCGACTGAAATGCCGGACGTCACGGCGCCAGGCGAACAGCTCGTCGAGTTGCCGACGAAATACGTCGTCGAAGGTTGGTCCGGCGCTGTCCGGAAGTCGCGCATCTGTCATGCCGGCTCTTCTACGCCATCGGGCAGCGGAGCGAACGCCTGCATCGCCAGGCGCCGGTGCCGATGCAACGGCCCACGTCTGCGCTACAAAGGGGAATGAGATCTTCGGGCGTCATTCTTCTCGCGATGCTGCTCGGCCTGATAGCTGGCGGCATCCTGCATGGCGTGGTGCCAGCACCGATATCCCAGTCGGCCGCCGATGATGCAGGGGTCGTCGCGGACCTGTTCCTCCGGCTGATCCGGATGATCATCGCGCCGCTGGTGTTCGCGACGCTGGCGGGCGGGATCGCCGGCATGCGAGGCGGCTCGATCGGACGGAGCGCCCTGCTGGCGATGACGTGGTTCGTCACCGCGTCGCTGGTCTCGCTAGGGCTGGGGCTCGTCGCCGCGAACGTGCTGCAGCCCGGCGCCGGCTTGTCGCTGTCGGTGCCGCCCATGGCTGCAGGCACCACCGCGGGCATCGCCAGGGGTTTCGACACACGCAGCTTCATCACCCATCTGGTGCCGTCGAGCGTGATCGACGCGATGGCGCGCAACGACATCGTAGAGATCGTGGTGTTCGCGTCGCTGTTCGGGACCGCGGTGGCCGCGATGCCGGACGCAGCCTCGACGCGCCTGCGCGGCATGCTGGCGGATCTGGCCGACGCGATGCTGGCCCTGACCAGACTGGTGATGCGGCTGGCGCCGGTTGCGGTGTTCGCAGCGCTGTTCGCGACGTTCGCACGCGGCGGGATCGGCATGGCAGGCAGTTTCGCAGCGTTCATCGGCGGCTTCTACGCGACCATGCTGGTGCTGTGGGTGCTGCTGGCCGGGGCAGGCTTCGTGCTGCTTGGACGGCCGGTGTTCGGCTTGCTCCGCGTGATCGCGCCGGCCGGCATGGTGGCGTTCGCGACGGCAAGCAGCGAGGCGGTGTTTCCGTTGATGGTCGCAACCCTGGAACGGTTCGGCGTGTCGCCGAGGCTGGTCGGGTTCGTGCTGCCGCTCGGCTACGCGTTCAACCTGGACGGTTCGATGCTGTTCCAGGCATTCGCGGCGCTGTTCATCGCGCAGGCCTACGGCATTCCGCTTACGATGGAGCAGCAGGTCGGGATGCTGCTGGTGCTGATGGTCAGCAGCAAGGGCACCGCCGGCGTGCCGCGTGCGGCGATCGTGGCGCTGGCGGCGGTCATGCCGGCGTTCGGATTGCCGGATGCGGGCCTGCTGCTGATCCTGGGCGTGGACCATCTGCTCGACATGGGCAGGACCGCAACCAACGTGGTCGGCAATGCGATAGCGACCGCCGTGGTGGCACGCCGGACCGAGCCAGGTTTCCGGCGGGAGCCGGGATAGGCGGGACCTATCGGCAGCGTAACGATCGGTTGGGGTGATCGCTCCGGCCGAATGCGTGACCGTTGATCGCCGAGACGCACGACCGCCGTATCGAAAACCAATCCTGCTCAACGCCGCGCCCTCGCACGGCCGGTCGCACGGAACGGTGATCGTCATGCTCGGACGTCACCGTCGCTGCACGAGAGCCGCAATCACCCTGGCTACAGGCACGGCCTCCAAACCGTTCGGCGAGATAATGGCAGCGGGTGACCTATCCGTCGATCGCTTCGAAATCGGAACCGTGAAGCGCGTCTTCAAGTAAGCACCTATCCAGACCGCGACGAATCGCCCTAGCATCGCAACGGCGTTGCCAAGAGCGCCGAATATAAAAAACAAAGACCCGGAGGAAACATGCGTCGCCTCATCCAGGCTGCTCTCATGGGGGCGGCCACCCTTTCATTGTGCAGTGCACCAGCCGGTGCCCAGCAGAAGAAATCCCTTGCCCTGATCACCAACGTCTCGGCCGATTTCTGGACCGTCGCCCGCGCCGGCGTCATGAAGGCACAGAAGGAACATCCCGACTTCGCCATGCAGGTGATCGTCACCGGCCAGGCAACGGCGGCCGAGCAACGTCGCGAGCTGGACGATCTGCTCGCCAACGGCATCGCCGGCGTTTCCATCTCGGCCATCGATCCCAAGAACTCTACCGAGGAGTTCAACAAGGTCGCCAGCCACGCCGTCCTCTTCACCACCGACAGCGACGCGCCGGGCTCCAACCGCGTGCTCTATATCGGCACCGACAACAAGGCGGCCGGCCTGCAGGCTGCCACCGAGATCAGGAAGGCCCTGCCCCAGGGCGGCAAGATGATGGCCTTCGTCGGCACCATGGATGCCGACAATGCGCGCGAGCGCGTCGACGGGATCAAGGAAGGGCTGCAGGGCAGCAACATCCAGATCGTCGACATCCGCACCGACGGCGGCGATTTCGCCAAGGCAAAAGCGAACGTGCAGGACGCGCTCGCAAAGGGCGGCCTCGACGTCCTGGTCGGCCTCTACAATTACAATACGCCGCAGATCTACTCCGCCGTGAAGGATGCCGGCATGTCCGGCAAGATCAAGGTCGTGGGCTTCGACGAGGACGCCCAGACGCTGCGCGGTGTCGCCGACGGCACGATCCAGTCGACGATCGTTCAGCAGCCGTTCGAGTTCGGCTATCAGTCGATGACCGACCTGGTGAAGTACATCAACGGCGACAAGTCCTTCATTCCGGCCAACCACCTCATCATCATTCCCACACGCATCATCCAGAAGGACAACGTGCACGAGTTCCAGCAGAGCATGCGCAAGATGCTGGCTGCGAAATAGCTCCGGAAGACTGCGCCGCATGTCGTCCCCACCGCTGCTGTCCCTGGTCGGGATCAGCAAGTCGTACGCCGGCGTCAGGGCTCTCGAGGATGTCAGCCTCACCGTCGAGGCCGGAACCGTTCTTGGCCTGATCGGCGAGAACGGCGCCGGCAAGTCGACGCTGATGAAAATCCTCGGTGGGGTCGTCCAGCCGAGTGCGGGCAGCATCGTCGTCGACGGCGTGGCGCACAGCACCATGACCGTCGCCGACGCCGCCCGTGCCGGCATCGCCTTCGTCCACCAGGAACTGACCGTCCTGGACAATCTCGACGTCGCCGCCAACATCTTCCTCGGCCGTGAGGCGGTGATGGGCGGTCCGCTCCGGCTTGTCCGCAACCGGCGCATGCATGATCTCGCGCGCCCGCTGCTCGAGCGCCTCGGAGCGGATTTCGGTCCAGAAACGAGCGTGTCGCGGCTGCTGATCGCCCAGAGGCAACTCGTCGAGATCGCCAGGGCGCTGTCGGTCGATGCGCGCGTCATCATCATGGACGAACCAACCTCCAGCCTGACGCTGCAGGAAACCGACCGGCTGCTGCAGGTGATTGCCGAACTGCGCGCGTCCGGCGTCGCGGTGATCTATATCAGCCACCGTCTGCACGAGGTGAAGCTCTGTGCCGACCGCGTGGTCTGCCTCCGCGACGGCAGCGTCGCCGGCGAGCTTTCACGTGACGAGATCGACCATAACGCGATGATCCGCCTGATGATCGGCCGCGAACTCCGCTCCCTCTACACGCCGCCGCGCACGCCGCCCGGAGGCGAACTCTGTGTCGTCGACCGGGTCGTCACCAGCGCCTTTCCCGATCGTCACATCTCGTTCAGCGTCCATCGCGGCGAGATCCTCGGCCTGGCCGGCCTGGTTGGGTCCGGCCGTACCTCGCTCGCCCGCGCGCTGTTCGGGGTCGACCCGATCCTGTCGGGCGAGGTCCACCTGGCCGGAAAGCGGGTGGAGGTTCCGTCGCCCAGGCGGGCGATCGCGCAGGGGATCTACCTCGTGCCGGAGGACCGCAAAGGCCAGGGCCTGGTGCTGGACATGCCGTTGTCGGAAAACATCTCGCTCGCCAGCCTGCGCCGCTATGCCAGCTTCAACCTCGTCGATCGCGATGCCGAGGCGACCACCGCCCGCGCCCAGCAGGTCTCGCTCAGGATCAAGACGCCCGGTGTCGGCGTCCATGCCGCGACCTTGTCCGGCGGCAACCAGCAGAAGGTGGTTCTCGCCAAGTGGCTCTCGATGGCGCCGCGCCTGATCATTTTCGACGAACCCACGCGCGGCATCGATGTCGGTGCCAAGGGCGAGATCTACACGCTGATGCGCGCACTCGCCGATGACGGAGTCGCCATCATCATGATTTCCAGCGACATGGAGGAGGTCATCGGGGTCTCAGACCGCGTCGCCGTCATGCACGAAGGCGAGATCAGCGGCATTCTCGACCGCGTCGATTTCTCCGAGCTCAACGTCCTGCGTCTCGCCATCGGCCAACCCGTCGAACAGCTGGAGTCCCTCGCATGACCCGGAAGGATTGGGGACTTCTTCTTCTCCTGATCGTCGTCGGTGGTATCACCGCGATCCTCAACCCGCGCTTCCTCTCCGCCGTCAACCTGCTCGACATGGCCAACCTCATCGGCCTGTTCGGCATCTTCTCGATCGGCGAGGGGCTGGTGGTCATCACCGGCGGCATCGATCTTTCCGTCGGCTCGATGTTCTCCCTGCTCGGCGTCATATTCATCGACCTACTGGTCAATCGCGGCGTACCCTGGCCGCTGGCGATCCTCGCCATCGTAGTTGGCGGCATCGTGCTCGGGGCGCTGCAGGGCCTGCTGGTGACCAAGGCCAAGCTCCAGCCGTTCGTCGTCACCTTGTGCGGATTGCTGATCTATCGCGGCGCCGCCCGCTACTACACCACCGACGCCACCATGGGGTTCGGCTACACCGACGATTTCGACTGGCTCGGCTGGCTGGCGTCCGGGCGCAGCTGGGGCATCCCGCACCCGTTCATCCTGCTGATCCTGGTCGCCGTGGTCATGGGCGTGCTGCTGCATCGCTCGGTGTTCGGCCGCTACCTGTTCGCGATCGGCCGCAACGAGGAGGCCGCCCGCTTCTCCGGGATCCGCACCGGCGCGATCATCACCGGTGCCTACATCATCAGCGGCGGGCTGGCCGGCCTCGCGACGATCTGCCTGGTGTTCTACACGAATTCCGTCTCACCCTCGTCGTTCGGTAATTTCTACGAGCTCTATGCAATTGCCGCCGCCGTGCTCGGCGGCTGCAGCCTGCGCGGCGGCGAAGGCTCGATCATCGGCATCGTCCTCGGCACCGCCCTGCTCCAGGTGCTGCAGAACCTGGTGAACATCCTGGGCATCCCGAGTTCGCTCAACTTCGCCGTCATGGGCACGGTGATCCTGATCGGCGTTCTTGCCGACCAGCCCTTTATCCGGCGCGCAATCCCATCGATCCGCTCGTTCCGCTCCGGCAGCGCGACGCCGGCCGCCAAATCGACCAGGGCGATACCGTAACCCTGGCTGGCACGCGCCACGAACCGATCGGTTCTACCCCAGCAGGTCCTCGACCAGGATCGGCGTCTTGCGCACCCTGATGCCGGTGGCGTGGTAGATGGCGTTGGCGATCGCGGCGGGCATGCCGACGATGCTGACCTCGCCGACCGCCTTGGCGCCGATCGCGTTCACTACCGTGTCATGCTCGTCCAGCGTCTCGACGATCACGTCGCCGATGTCCGCATTGGTCGAGACGTGATAGCCGGCGAGATCGGTGTTGGCGAAGCGGGCGCGCGGCCGGTCGACCCTGGTTTCCTCCAGCAGCGCGAAGCTGGCGCCCCAGATCATGCCGCCGGCGAGGTTGCTGTGCGCCGTGCGCGGATTGATGATCCGCCCGCATGCGAACACCCCCACCATGCGCGACACCTTCACCGTGCGCAGCAGCGGGTCGATCCGGACCTCGGCGAACTGCGCGCCGAACGAGTGCGAGACGTGCGTGGCGGTAACCGGCCCCGCGAATGCCATACCGCCGGCGAGGCCGCGACGCATCGACCGGTCATCCATGCCGGTCGGCTTCCAGTTGGCGGTCTCCTCGATGAAC
Proteins encoded:
- the bluB gene encoding 5,6-dimethylbenzimidazole synthase, whose protein sequence is MTDARLPDSAGPTFDDVFRRQLDELFAWRRDVRHFSREPVPAGLLADLFELACLAPSVGLSQPWRFVIVDDPSRRAAIRADFEACNARALADQSQERAASYARLKLAGLDQAPSQFAIFADPEPAQGKRLGRETMPDTTTYSAVMAAHTLWLAARAVNLGLGWVSILNPAAIAETLDIPAHWTFIGYFCLGFLLAEDDTPELERAGWERRQNAGSRILHR
- a CDS encoding dicarboxylate/amino acid:cation symporter — encoded protein: MRSSGVILLAMLLGLIAGGILHGVVPAPISQSAADDAGVVADLFLRLIRMIIAPLVFATLAGGIAGMRGGSIGRSALLAMTWFVTASLVSLGLGLVAANVLQPGAGLSLSVPPMAAGTTAGIARGFDTRSFITHLVPSSVIDAMARNDIVEIVVFASLFGTAVAAMPDAASTRLRGMLADLADAMLALTRLVMRLAPVAVFAALFATFARGGIGMAGSFAAFIGGFYATMLVLWVLLAGAGFVLLGRPVFGLLRVIAPAGMVAFATASSEAVFPLMVATLERFGVSPRLVGFVLPLGYAFNLDGSMLFQAFAALFIAQAYGIPLTMEQQVGMLLVLMVSSKGTAGVPRAAIVALAAVMPAFGLPDAGLLLILGVDHLLDMGRTATNVVGNAIATAVVARRTEPGFRREPG
- a CDS encoding sugar-binding protein, yielding MRRLIQAALMGAATLSLCSAPAGAQQKKSLALITNVSADFWTVARAGVMKAQKEHPDFAMQVIVTGQATAAEQRRELDDLLANGIAGVSISAIDPKNSTEEFNKVASHAVLFTTDSDAPGSNRVLYIGTDNKAAGLQAATEIRKALPQGGKMMAFVGTMDADNARERVDGIKEGLQGSNIQIVDIRTDGGDFAKAKANVQDALAKGGLDVLVGLYNYNTPQIYSAVKDAGMSGKIKVVGFDEDAQTLRGVADGTIQSTIVQQPFEFGYQSMTDLVKYINGDKSFIPANHLIIIPTRIIQKDNVHEFQQSMRKMLAAK
- a CDS encoding sugar ABC transporter ATP-binding protein encodes the protein MSSPPLLSLVGISKSYAGVRALEDVSLTVEAGTVLGLIGENGAGKSTLMKILGGVVQPSAGSIVVDGVAHSTMTVADAARAGIAFVHQELTVLDNLDVAANIFLGREAVMGGPLRLVRNRRMHDLARPLLERLGADFGPETSVSRLLIAQRQLVEIARALSVDARVIIMDEPTSSLTLQETDRLLQVIAELRASGVAVIYISHRLHEVKLCADRVVCLRDGSVAGELSRDEIDHNAMIRLMIGRELRSLYTPPRTPPGGELCVVDRVVTSAFPDRHISFSVHRGEILGLAGLVGSGRTSLARALFGVDPILSGEVHLAGKRVEVPSPRRAIAQGIYLVPEDRKGQGLVLDMPLSENISLASLRRYASFNLVDRDAEATTARAQQVSLRIKTPGVGVHAATLSGGNQQKVVLAKWLSMAPRLIIFDEPTRGIDVGAKGEIYTLMRALADDGVAIIMISSDMEEVIGVSDRVAVMHEGEISGILDRVDFSELNVLRLAIGQPVEQLESLA
- a CDS encoding ABC transporter permease yields the protein MTRKDWGLLLLLIVVGGITAILNPRFLSAVNLLDMANLIGLFGIFSIGEGLVVITGGIDLSVGSMFSLLGVIFIDLLVNRGVPWPLAILAIVVGGIVLGALQGLLVTKAKLQPFVVTLCGLLIYRGAARYYTTDATMGFGYTDDFDWLGWLASGRSWGIPHPFILLILVAVVMGVLLHRSVFGRYLFAIGRNEEAARFSGIRTGAIITGAYIISGGLAGLATICLVFYTNSVSPSSFGNFYELYAIAAAVLGGCSLRGGEGSIIGIVLGTALLQVLQNLVNILGIPSSLNFAVMGTVILIGVLADQPFIRRAIPSIRSFRSGSATPAAKSTRAIP